The sequence GACCTGGCGGTCAAGCGGCTTCGCCGCGATCTGACCCGGAGCGCTCGTCGCGACTACGTGCAAAAGTATATCGACATGGTCAATTTGACCGGGTCGGAAAAGAAGTACCCGAGCGAGCTCTCCGGCGGGATGCGGCAGCGACTTTCGCTGGCCCGCACGTTGTCGATGCAGCCCGAAGTGCTGCTGCTGGACGAACCGCTGAGCGCCCTCGACGCGCTGACGCGGTCGGTTTTGCAGGACGAGATCATCCGTCTTTGGGAAGAGGATCGCCGCACCGTGGTGATGGTGACCAACGACGTCGACGAGGCGGTCTTGATGGCCGACCGGATCGTCCCGCTTACTCCGGGACCTGGCGCCAAGCTGGGACGCGAGTTTGAAGTGACGCTGTCGCGACCGCGCGATCGGACGACGCTTAACTTCGATCCCGAATTCAAACATTTGCGCAACGAAGCGACCCGCTACATGTTGCAGCTGAGCGCCGATTCGAAGACGCGGCGCGAAACGCGTCGCTTTACGCTTCCAGACCTTGAGCCCGCCAACCTGAGCGGTTAATCCAACAGGAAGGGAATCAACATGACCAGCGGCGGTGAACAACGTTACGTCGAACTTTATCGGCTCTCGAAGGCGTATCCCAACCAGTTTGGCGATCCGGTCACGGTAGTCGATGGGTTCAACCTGATCATGCGGCGCGGCGAAGTCGTCAGCTTGATCGGCCACTCCGGTTGCGGCAAGTCGACCGTGTTGACGATGGTGGCGGGCCTCAATTCCATCACTGAAGGCAGCGTCGTCCTGTCGGGGCGCGAAGTTTATGGCGCCGGTCCTGACCGCGCGGTCGTCTTCCAGGCGCCTTGCTTGCTGCCCTGGATGACGGCGATTCAAAACGTCCGTCTCGGCGTCGACCGGGTCTTCTCGCACGGGACGCGCAAACAACGCAACGAGATTTGCGAGTATTACCTCGACGCGGTCGGCCTGGCCGATTCGATGCACAAATA is a genomic window of Blastopirellula sediminis containing:
- a CDS encoding ABC transporter ATP-binding protein; this translates as MIANTKMTSGEDAPVMLELKDATVAFGMGSDAYVVLDQANLQVKENEFVAVIGYSGSGKSTLISTLAGLITPVSGAVQYRGKPMPPPGPDRGIVFQNYSLLPWLTVVGNIDLAVKRLRRDLTRSARRDYVQKYIDMVNLTGSEKKYPSELSGGMRQRLSLARTLSMQPEVLLLDEPLSALDALTRSVLQDEIIRLWEEDRRTVVMVTNDVDEAVLMADRIVPLTPGPGAKLGREFEVTLSRPRDRTTLNFDPEFKHLRNEATRYMLQLSADSKTRRETRRFTLPDLEPANLSG